A part of Gavia stellata isolate bGavSte3 unplaced genomic scaffold, bGavSte3.hap2 HAP2_SCAFFOLD_34, whole genome shotgun sequence genomic DNA contains:
- the LOC132320895 gene encoding E3 ubiquitin-protein ligase TRIM36-like: TIKGIERELICPACKELFTHPLILPCQHNVCHKCVKEILSAFEDSFADGGSESSNQSSPQIQSSSSSVDRISRSGTYRNFYWKGQKRNSLTPRSSLFPCPGCQRDTDLGERGINGLFRNFTLETIVERYRQSARAAIAIMCDFCKPPAQESTKSCMDCRASYCNECFKIHHPWGTVKAQHKHVGPTTNFRPKIVMCPEHEMERVNMYCEICRRPVCHLCKLGGCHANHRVTTMRTAYKTLKEKLSKDIEYLISKESQVKAHITQLDLLLKETECNSERAKEEASQSFEKLSHVLEEKKSAALRAIETSKNLRLEKLQTQAEEYQGLLENNGLVGYAQEVLKETDPSCFVQTAKQLHDRIQKATESLKSFRPAAETTFEDFVVDIAKQEEILGDLSFHSNGLEIPEINEEQSRMYNKALISWECPGKTDSADIYVLEYRKLNREEESATWQEIKVCSKSKVISDLDDDSSYAFRVRGYKGSICSPWSREVILRTPPAPVFSFLFDDKCGYNSEHLLLNPGRTSVESRAGFPLLLGSERMQIGCYTTLDYIIGDTGIAKGKHVWAFRVEAYSYLVKVGVVSSNQIQKLFHNTHDVTSSRYEQDSGHDSGSEDAFFDSPQPFTLVTLGMKKFFIPTTPAAPKDPASRILPLPSCLGICLDCDKGKVGFYDAGRMKCLYECEVDCSGIMYPAFALMGGAAVHLEEPVTAKYGEYHDDI, from the exons accattaagggtatcgaaagagagctcatctgcccagcatgcaaggaattatttacccatccactgatccttccttgccagcacaatgtctgtcacaaatgtgtgaaagaaatactctctgcatttgaagactctTTCGCTGATGGAGGCTCTGAATCCTCTAATCAGAGTAGCCCTCAAATTCAAAGCTCTTCTTCTAGCGTGGACAGGATTAGTAGATCAGGTACGTATCGGAATTTTt actggaaagggc aaaaacgtaattcactgactcctagatcgagtctgtttccttgtccgggttgccagcgggatactgatctcggagaacgtggcatcaatggcttatttcgcaactttactttggaaaccattgtggaaagatacagacagtcagccagggcagccattgctattatgtgcgatttctgcaaacctccagcTCAAGAGtccacaaagagctgcatggactgcagggcaagctattgcaacgaatgtttcaaaatacaccatccttggggaactgtgaaagcccaacataaacatgtaggaccaaccaccaacttcagacccaag attgtgatgtgtccagaacatgaaatggagagggtaaacatgtactgtgaaatctgcagaaggcctgtttgtcatctttgtaaactgggtggatgtcatgcaaaccatagagtaacaaccatgagaactgcctacaaaacccttaag gagaagctttcaaaagatattgagtacctcatcagtaaggagagccaggtgaaagctcacatcacacagctggatctgctgctgaaagaaacagag tgcaacagtgaacgagctaaagaagaagcatctcagagctttgagaaattatctcatgtcctagaagagaagaagtccgcagctcttagggcaattgaaacttctaagaatttaaggctggaaaaattgcaaacgcaagcagaggaatatcaagggctcctggaaaataatggccttgtaggatatgctcaagaggtgcttaaagaaactgatccatcttgttttgttcaaacagcaaaacagcttcatgacag aatccaaaaagctactgaatctctgaagagcttcaggccagcagctgaaactacttttgaagactttgtggtggacatagctaagcaagaagagatccttggtgacttgtccttccattccaatg gtctagaaataccagaaatcaatgaagagcagagcagaatgtacaacaaagctctgatcagctgggaatgccctgggaagacagactcAGCTGATATCTATGTTCTTGAGTATCGTAAGCTTaatagagaagaggagagtgcgacgtggcaggagatcaaagtttgcagcaagagcaaagtaatatCTGATCTTGATGATGACAGCTCCTATGCCTTTAGAGTTCGAGGATATAAAGGGTCCATCTGTAGCCCTTGGAGCCGAGAAGTTATTTTGCGtacgcctccagctccag ttttcagttttctttttgatgacaaatgtgggtacaacagtgaacatctcctgctgaacccaggaagaacctctgtggaaagcagggctggatttcctctACTGCTGGGATCTGAGCGCATGCAGATCGGATGCTACACAACCCTGGATTACATCATTGGCGACACCGGGATTGCCAAAGGGAAGCACGTCTGGGCTTTTCGTGTGGAAGCCTATTCATacctggtgaaagtgggagttgtttctagcaaccagatacagaaattgttccataatACCCATGATGTGACCAGCTCAAG gtacgagcaagacagtggtcatgacagtgggagtgaagatgccttctttgactcaccacagcctttcacactggtcactttaggcatgaagaagttctttatccccacaacacctgctgcccccaaggatccagcgagcagaatccttcccctgccatcgtgcttgggcatctgcctcgactgtgacaaaggcaaggtGGGGTTCTACGACGCAGGCCgtatgaaatgcctttatgagtgcgaggtggactgctctggcataatgtacccagcatttgccttaatgggtggtgcagcagttcatcttgaggaacctgtcacagcaaagtacGGGGAGTACCACGACGACATCTAG